From the genome of Aspergillus oryzae RIB40 DNA, chromosome 4:
CAATCCTAAGGTTAGCTTCCTTACTTAAAGCAACATAGAGCTTGTCATTGCTAGTCTTACAAATCCGCGACATCACTACCCGGAGCCGGTATCTCAATCAgccctcttttctccttcgtccTCCACTGGACCCCTTTCAGTAGATTATATAAAACAGACAGAGTAGGCATAGCCACCCCATTAGCACGACCAACCCTCAGCGGTTCGCCAACAATACTCTCGACCTCAATAAGATTCCCCTATCACAATTGTCAGTAAAGACACACCTCatctcaaccccaactccccagaaagagaagaaaggaatcAACCAACCTTCCAAACATCCTCCAACATACTTGGAGGCAAATACAACGCCACAGGATAAGCCCCAATAACCTCCTCACAAACACTCCCCGGCAAATCCACCCCAACAGACCCCGCCGCAGCCCGAATCTCCTCCATAGCAGGTCTAACCAGCATCTCCACTGCATCCCCTGCAAGCCTAATCCGCCCCGTATCCAAACCCGTAAGCGCACAAATCGAATTCAAACACGCATTGAATATCAACTTCCTCCACCGACTATACCCCACATCCAATCCCAGGACACACTTCGTCTTCCCAGCCGCAGAATACAATCCCACGAAACGCTCTGCGGCTGCCGCTTCAACGGCAATATCTAAATTAGGATTCCGGAATGCGCCAATGACAAGATCATCCGCGGATCCGTGCTCGATAACCCCAGGTGCGACCTCGTGCGAATCAATCATGCTTATGCCCGAGAGGACGATGTTGTCGGGGAAGGCGGCGAAATAGGGCGTTTCGATGTTCAACCCGTTTTGGATTAGTACGATTACAGTGTGGCCTGGTGTTACGGCTGGCTTGATCAGATTGGCTGTTGACGGGGGACAATCGGTGATCACTTTTGTGGTGCAGATTATGTAGTCGTATTTGGGGGAGTCCGGGGTTGGGTCCGGGATGCGGTTTGTTACTGTTTATTGTGTAAGTAGTGGGTTTACATGGAATTGGGTTGGGTTGGCACTGGGCTAAACGCTTACTGGTGCTGGGTTTCCATCCTTTTAGAATCCCGTGGTCGCAGGATGTGATGTTGAAGCCGTTGGATGTTACGGCGTGGTAGTTTGAGCGTAGGACGGCGGTTACGCGGGCCAGGTTTCCGGCTTCCAGGTTTAGGGCTGCGATTGTGCCGACGCCGCCGCTGCCGATTAGGAGGAtgttggctttggggggtgacattgtttctttttgttggtttgttggttggttggttggtttgtATGTGTGTGCGCGTGTGTGTACAGGAGGTACTTGGAGAGGTAAGGCAGTCTGGTGGTGAGGGGACGTACAGATGTATCTCCAATTTGGTGTGGGGGAATTAGTTCAAGCATGCTTAGTGGGTGGTTAAAGAGGCTAAATTATGGCGGGCTGCGGGGCTAGTAGAGGCCTTAAGATTTGGTTCACCATGTTTCAAAGTGATAAGCATAATCATGTAGAGGGTGTCAATTGTTTTGGATATACTTCAACTATGTGATTCGAATTGGGGGTTGCCCCTCCTGATAATTTACTATTGATTGACCAATAACCTAAGAGAAGTCTGGTAACTGAAGTTCCTATGGTTAGCGTTGTATTCCCTCCAAGTGATATTCATGTATGGAGAGCATGCTCAAACAGACAGCCCTTCTAGAGATGCTACTCATATATGGTCTAGAAAGCTGTATCTATCCAACCCGTGCTATaagatcaatcaattaaatAGCACCGCTACCGCCTAAACTCAAACTTAATACAAAACACatcatttcattttcattttcattgttttTTTCGCTCCTTATAGTTCCCTACCTCCAAAGTCAATCAATTAGTGATGACGCGAAGCGGAACATCTAAGCCCCGACACCATAAATCATGACTTACCACCCCCTGTGGATGAGTTCTGAGCCCCCTTCTGTCCTCCAACGCTTGTCGCGACAAACCATCATAATGGGTATCCTCCATAGACCGTTTAAAACATTCAACCACTTTCCCAACAGACAAGGGATAATAAAAAGATCTGTCCTGGGCCAGGGGATTTTTCGTCGTTTTGCTGGTTTGACGAATACCCATGAACCTAACGCAACAAGGAACAACTTGTTCTGCTATACTTCCGGCCGTTGGCTATACGATGAACACAGTCAACTGAGTCGACGATATGTTGAATTCAACGTCCAAGCACTACAGGCGCATGCCTCTCGGGTGCTCGGTACTAAATGCATTGGAATAACCAAACTACCCGAAGGCCTCTATAACAAGGCCCTTTctttggagatggagggtgGTGGGGAGGTCTTAGCACGAATTCCAAACCCAAATGCTGGCCATCCTGAACTCGTGGTTTCCAACGAGGTTGCAACTCTTGACTTCGTACGCGGCTCTGTATGCTTCTCACTCCGATCTTGACTTGCTGACGAACAAGGTATTATCATTATAGCTTCGCAATGTGCTTGATATTCCAGTCCCTAAAGTTCTGGCCTGGAGCTCGCCATCATCAGAGTCAAATCCAGTGGGTGCGGCATACATCCTGATGGAGAGAGTGAATGGCCGCCAGCTGAGCGAAGTTTGGGCCACTTTGTCCGAAAAACAGCGCTTTGGTTTGGTGAAGAGCTTGGTAGAAATCGAGAGAAAACTTGTAAACACTATTTTTACAGGTATTGGCAGTCTATATTACAAGGATGCATGCCCAAACAGTTATGATGCCGTTGACAAAACCCAGCTGCCTATACTTAAACAGGAGGCAGCATCAAGATTTGTTATTGGCCAAACAACCGAGCGTTCTTTCTGCGCTGACGAAAGACAAGAGCAAGGCGTGAGGGGTCCATGTACGTGCTTCCACGACGCTGCATTCTGGCTCCTCCTTGATATTTGTTATTCATTTATAGGTAATCGAGCACTAACCTTATTCGTAGGGCGAACGGCAGAGGAGTATCTCACAGCAGTTGCGCGCCGTGAGATATCACTAATCCAGAAGTCCGCAACCCACAGACCCCAGGATGTTCCAGCGGCTGTACGAAGAACGCAGGGAGCAATAAACAACCATATTGAACTATTGGAGAAATTCATAACACTCTTGCCCTATATCTTGCCTACAGGAGAGGCTACCCGACCCACTCTTATGCACCATGACCTTCATCTTGATAATATCTTTGTTGACTCGGCGGATCCAACAAAGATATCCAGTATAATCGATTGGCAAGCAGTTTATACAGCCCCACTCTTCTTACAGGCCAGATTCCCCTCGGTCTTTGACTGTGACGACCCTTACCCATGGGGAGCAGTTCAGCCTGAACTACCCGATGACTTTGACAATCTTTCGCCCATGGAAAAAGAACTTGCTAGATAAGCACACGACAGACTGAGGTTGAAGAAATTTTACGAActggcttcaagaaagttCAACCCACTTCTAATGAAGGCTATGGATGCCATGCAGAATGATGACGATCCTACCTCttatatcttctatctcGTCGGGCAATCTTCATCTGATGGCTTGGTGCCCTTGAGGGAGCTTCTCGTCCAAATATACGAAAAGTGGGACCACATcgcgaagagaaaaggattaACAACGCAGTGCCCAATATCGTTTACTGAAGAGGAGATCAGGGAAGGACGGTGTCAGGGAGAGGAGTGGGCAGTAGCTTTCAATGAGTACGAAAACCTGCGAGCTCAACTTCTCGGGAAGGATGGGTGGGTCTCCAACGAGGAATATGACGAAGCGATGCAAGTATATCAAAGCCACAAAGACGACTTAGAGGCTCTTCGACGGCGATTAGAGCAGCTATGATAGCTGCTGCTTTGTTGGAGCAGTATGGAACGACCAGGAATTGCGATCAAAGGCTGAGGCTACATGCCCAAAGGAGGTAACATACGACAAGATGGAGGTTCTGCGCTACATTCGGCACTATATAGTGCTCACTTGCTCGGTGCGTTACAGCATAAAGGCTCAGTTTCCACCCTCATCCCATATAGCGTCTTCTATGAATCCCTTCGCGACATTCTTAGAGGGATTTCACTGCCTCGTCGAATTGTCCAGCGAGGTTGTTTGAAACCCAGTGAAACACAACGCTAGAAAGTAATCTGACGGGAATCTCATCGGTAGTTCTCTGCAGGTTGCTTGGTAGTGTATGTCACAGGGTCGGGGAACAATCCTATCTACAATGATAGATCTGCTCCAGTGTGAACCTATACGACACTTATAGGTTAATAGAAACTAGGCTGCTAATCCAGCTATGGCCTGTGCGAATTTATATATCCGTTGCACCCGTACGCTACTACAACCCACTTAGAGGATGAAATCTTTACTTCAAACTCCGTACTTTAGTAGGCAGAGGTATTTAGAAAATAGCTGAAATATTGCTCAGAGAAagcaacatcttcttcgcttccaaACCCAGACCTCCCATGCCCCCGTATACCATGTGCTCGGATTAGGGCTGCAGAATTTTTGCTGCAAATCTTTGCTTAAATACCAATCTAGTTCACCATGCCTTCAACAGAAGCCGGGCTAGCTCAATCGGTAGAGCGTGAGACTCTTAGTCATCACggtatctcaaggttgcgggttcgacccccgcgttcggctttcctttttgctccAGCACATGCTGTTgtgactttttttttttggatcAAATTCTGATCTGAATGTGGTTGAAACATCAAGGGTTCGGCTTAGACTCTGATTGGCTGGCCCTGTGGGGCGGAATGTTGCAAGCGGGAAGACGGCATGAACCCCATCAAAAACATATGCAGCCCTATTCAATTTGCAGAACTAATTTCGACGGGAAGACacttctcttttctcctgtGGTTTATTTCAGGAAAAATTCTAATAAATATTGCCTTGCATACAATAGCCATGTGCCAGGTCTTTCTATCAGCATGTCCTTGTATGAACTGGAACTTCTACTGACCAGAGCTTTTCTTGATGCCGTTGGACTTGTATAAGGCACAGTAATACTACGAAGCTAGTTCAGGATCACTTCGTGGAGTCTTACATAGGCCTGTAAAGGCCTTTTCGACTGTTTATGCACAGCAGAGTACATTCACACTATGAGACAAGTTTGCAGAGTCGACTATGTCATGGGTTTCGTGGTCATCCTGACATTATCTGCTCACAGAATTTGAGAGTCTGTACTTGAACTTAGTGACTCCTAAGTTGCTCAATACACAATATATTCCAAGATATATTCTGCAACTTTGGTTTGCGTCATTActcaactttttcttttttttttttgcttcttcgaaCCCAGACAATGCTCCCATCAGCCGCGATGTTGGTCCTGTTTCCACTGTAACAGCAAGCTCGTCAGCGGATACCTCAGATTAGCTTGGATGAGCTATATTCCCAAAGGTTGTAAAGAATTTTTAGATAAAGTAGTACTTTCCCATCCAATGGTACACAGTATCAGTAAATCCCCCTGCTCTTCTATAGCCACGCGCACTTCTCCGAACAGCAGTATTATGTTGGAAGATATCGCAGGCACTGGCGAACGAATGAGAGTGAAACTGCTCCATGTGATTGTAGATACTCTAAAATTGCCTGACGGAGTACTATAAACTGTGCACGCTATAAGTTTACGATGACAATACAAGTATATCATTTATATGCTTTGTTGCTATGAGAATTGCACTTGCACCCAAGACACTCATAGAGTGCCAACCACCTGACTAGGACAGCAGAGCCATTGGGATTCTACCCCTCCATTGCACAGTACCAGTAGAAATACACGCACTAAAGCTGATAGGGCAACATAGCGGTTGAGAACTCCTTAAACACACTCTTTTAATACCCTGAATGAGCGGTAGTAAGTTTGTCGCCCAAAGAAGACCCCGGGCTCTGCAAAGTCTATTACCCAGACGAAATACCCGCATCACCTCGGATGATAAGGACCGCGGGGCTCAGTACCTGCTTCCCAAATACAGGGGCATTCACGCCGGAAACCATCTGCTGTGGATCAAGAAGGCGAAACGGATGATTTTCGTCCCAACAGATATTGAATGACTGGATCCCTGTCACTAGGCGCCGTGTTTCCTTGTTTGGGTAGTTGCATGCCGCAGGATATGCACTATGATCGATAAGAATTTGCTCGAAGCTTGCGTCATATGCCGAGGGTTTTCCTTCTGACGTATGTTCAGCCGATTCATTCCTATGCTGAATGTGACTGGGGTGTCATTGGAGAGAAGTAGAGAAGTACACGTCAGATGACTGAGGTCAGTATTTGCAGAGTCTCATACGATTCTAAGATCACTTAAGTCTGGTCCGACTGATACATTATGTTCTGCTCTATCGCTTCCAGGTGCCTCCGATGTAGGGAAGCGTTCGTACAATCCCGAAGGAAAGACAGACTTTAGCCTGTAGCCCAAATATATGAACAGCTCATGATGCGAGGTGCATCTTGAGAATGGAGGTTAGTTGAAGCGAGAATGGCTTGTAAGACTTTGCCACATACGTGTTTATTTCTTTAGCTGGTAAAACTGATGCCTGACATTATATCACTGGGCTATGACACGTCAGAGCAAGATTCCCACTACATGTGAACGTGTGAGCCACTGATCGTATTGGTTACTGAGATGGAATGCACTTCGTAGGCAGGTGTACAGTTAAAGTTGACTCTACAGTGGTCATGCCATATTGCAAAAATCGTTCTTTCATAGGAGGTGTATGGTCATTCACCGCTAATGGTAGAACATGCCCCCTTAGTTGGATTCAGTGTCTATAGTGCTATCTGGAAACATAGGTATTCTTAAATATGCTTGACAAATGTCCTTGAAGGCTCTTCAGGCGATGTATAGAGTAACTAGACAAGGGTGGTTGTTCTTGCAGCTGTATAGCGATTCCAGGGCTACCGCGGTCTACTTCTCCTTACTATGAGAACTGTTAGGGGTGTAAGAGTCCTTCGATAAAGAAggcattcttttcttccccatatTACTTATACCGTAAGTAAAAGAATCGCAAAACTACTCTACATTGGCAATTTGCACCACAGGTGTGAACAGAAAGGGGATAGTGATGTGGTCATGAATTCCAACTACTAGCTATTAAGTCAGTTCTTTGCAGAGAATGAAGTGGAATGACTACTACAAGTAACTCAGAGAAATGAGATTAGCTTACTCAGGGTTACGCTTGACCTTTTCTATTACGAAATAGGACACTTCTGTTCAGGCCAGGGAGATTGATTGCATGATGAATTCGGACCGAATGCCTAGGCTCCCAAGTTTTAAGTCATCTACCAAGtctcatttcatttcattttaCCACGGTGGAGGTCGCCTATCAGCAAGCTCTCGCAACCCATTCCCAAGTTGGACTAGGATGCTCCCCCGCACAACGGCAACTCCATCCCCATAGTACACACTGccgaacaacaacaaccagcTTGCTACATCCCCAAATCAACTCTGCCTGACCAAAAAAATAGTTAAAATACAATCCGAATGACTCAATGCCCGAGACCCCGAGGCATATCTGCGCGGAAAGCCATGTCAACTGGGGGTTTACTTCACGTGTGAGCCATACTGAAATACCGATCTGGGGCTCTAGTTTGATGGACCCTCATTACCGTAGCCCATTCAGGGGCCAcatctcttttttgttgggAAAAAAGATCTACAGATGATGATCTACACTCCAGAACTTTTCATTCTGCACTCCAAAGCggcctcttttctttcttcactttcacATGTAGAAACACACTCTCCGGAACTACCGGTGGCCCCTCTAGCGACAACAATTTAAACAATGGCTCCTCCCTCGCCAGCCTCCCCAAGGAGAGGGTGGCAATATCCAGGAGAGTCAAATCAAGATCAATACCAGCAAATATGGCTACCAAGCCCAATCCCAAGGACTCGATGAAGTCCACCTGGCGCACCGCCAACCGCGACGAATGGAACATCAACCACTGGGCCATCGAGCTATTGAACGTACACCCAACCGAGCTCAACAAGGAAATCCCCATACACCAAAAGGACGAAAAAGTCCCCTACATCACGCAATGGTCGCTGAACATCTGGGTGCTCTTCTACGGAGCCCTACCGCTCCTTATGCACCAAGTCTACGCCACATTCACAGGCCACAACCTAGGCCCAATAGCCGTCTTCAACTTCTACTTCATGGCCTTCAACgccgtcgtcatcttcgaagtCCATATCCTCCGCCGCCTAGGCCACATCTACGGCTTCCTAGACGGCGACAAGCACGACCGCGACGGCGTCCCGGACGTCGGCATCGGCAAAGTAGTAACATCCCTCTACAAGACGACGGGCTCCCGCATCGCCCTCGCCGTCTACTTCACCTACAACATCAACCAGCTCCCCTCCCAACTAAACTGGCCCATGCTACCCCTCCAAATCGGGCTTTACGGCATCGTCCTCGACTTCTGGTTCTACTGGTACCACCGTCTCATGCACGATGTCAGCTTCCTCTGGAAATTCCACCGCACTCACCACCTCACTAAACACCCGAACCCTCTACTCGCCGCCTACGCAGACCACGAACAGGAATTCTTCGATATGGTCGGCGTCCCCATGGCTACCTACTTCAGTCTCAAGCTCATGGGCCTGCCGCTCGGCTTCTACGAGTGGTGGCTCTGTCACCAGTATATCGCCTTCACGGAAGTGCTGGGCCACAGCGGTCTGCGCTTGCATTCAACCGGTGCCTCGACCATGGCCTGGCTGCTTGAGCTCCTTGGTGCGGAGATCGTCATTGAAGACCATGATCTCCATCATCGGAAGGGCTGGCGCAAGAGCCATAACTACGGGAAGCAGACTAGACTCTGGGATAGGATTTTCGGGACCTGTCATGATCGCATCGAGGGGACGAAGGATAATATTGATTATGTGAATTCGGTTAATATgcctttgttttgatttttgtgggtttgggtttgggtttgggtggGGTTTCTCTGGTGTTTTGTTTCGTtcgtgtgtgtgtgtgtgtgtgtgtgtgtgtgtgtgtgtgtgtgtgtgtgtgtgtgtgtgtgtgtgtgtgtgtgtgaaGACTGTGCAGGGGAGGACTTGATACATGAATCGGGGATGATGAAACAGGGTTGGTCGAGTCTCTTACATTCCATTTGGAATGTTGAAGAGGAgtgtggagaaggaaaggaaaaaaagataaagCTCAGTGTTGCCCAAGGACGGGTGAGTGCTGTCCTACATTGATATGCCCCTGTACGAATCCTGTATATACCCTCTTTATTATAGTATAGAATTTAGACActgtttgtctttgtctCAGTTGAACAGCTTTGAGAAGTTCATGATTTGAAACCAATAAAGCATGGTTGCACAAAAGCATTAGAAATACATAGGATAGCACAAGGTTTGTTAAGAAAGTATTCTATATCATtaaagaagatgaaacagtAGGCCTGGTGGCACAACAGGTTTAGTACAGACCAGTACCAAAGTTATCACCGGTATATCACAAGGCTATCTATGGGCTACAGTACAACTCGAATGTGGACGCTGGGTATCAGAAAGTCAGTCGAGAAAAACACACAGCGCCGTCCCTTCAGACCTATTCTAGTAAAGCAGTAAAGCAGATATCATTATTCGTTGAGTCGAATTATTGTGCGCATACGCACTCTATCAAAGTTTGGTCCCTTCGCGTCCGCTGTCGCTGAGTCTTCGGGGCCGCAGAAAGCCCGGCGATGGCGCAGTGGCATTGCTTGGTCCTGACGCCGAGGAGCCTAGTTGCCCGGATCGTGTTTCATTGCCGttattgctgctgttggtacGAACCCCTGTCCGTTGGCCCTGGTGGATGCGAGGGTTCATGAGCCATTGCACCTGCATTCGAATGCTGCTGACAGCCGCGTTCGTATGggccatatcctcctttAATCGAAGGCATTCGTTCATGATTGCCATGCTAGCGCGAGCATCTAGATCCGTGATTGCATGTGATAACtgcccaacttcttctcgaagagaCTCATGGAGCGCAAGAAGGTAGGTAGTCGCATTAGACGAGGCGTTGGAATTGTCATATTGTTCATTTGTCGCGTCAGATGAGTTCGACGGCCTTGTCTGACTATTAGCCTCGGCCGGTATGTCCAGGTTCCGTGCAGACATAACACGAGACGATTCGACAAGAGTAGACCGAATGCTCGCAAGTCCATCCTCGAAGATTTCATTGCGctgttgaagatgacgaaTAGTCAGCTCCATAGAATCAAGTCGTGCATTCTGAGCTTCAAAATAAGGCCCCATAGTTATCAACGGGCAATTCTGCTCATGCACTACAAGCTCCGCTCGTTTAACTTTGATGGGACACCCGTACTTAGACGCTGCGCAGCTATGGATCGCCTCTGGACATGCATCTATGTGTTCTCTCAAAGCCTTGCGGAATACCGTAGTCTCACAGTCAGGACATGTAGTTTTCAAGCTCGGGCATAGTTCCTGAACATGCTCCTGAAGTGGAAGCCCTCGTTAGTCACGGTCTGGTTGCCAACGATATATCAGACGCACCTGGTAATCTTGTTCCATGACCTCCTCATCGCAGCGTGAGCATTTATGAAGCTCATGCATGCATTTGCCCTCTGCACTCAGGTCCTTCTTCCGAGTCTTCTTCGTGCAGAAGACATTTGGACAATCCAGAAGTCTATAGCCGCAATATTTGTCGACATGAGACTGAATATGGCCTCTTGGGACGATCTCCTTGCAACCTTCCACCTCAAAAGGGCACTTTACCCGTATATCATCGCACATATTGACTAAGAATCGAGGGACGTTAAGGTAGACCCCTCTCGCTGGCGCACGGCAGGTAGGGCATTTGAACTCGTCTCGACCGGTGGCGAAGGTAGTGATCGCTGTGTTCAGACATTTCTGACAGAACACATGGTCGCATTGCAATCTCACTGGACGTATATATGGACAGTGGCATATCGCACACATGAGATGATCGTCATACCGGGTGACATAATCCAAAGAGCGGAGGTCGACAATCTCGTCCAGGTCGCTGCTCGGCTCCATCGCAAGAAACTCGTCGATATTCATCTTGCACAGGTGCACCCGGTTCGTAGCTCGCCAGATTTATACTTTCAAAGGCCCTCAGCCCCGTCGCACAAGTGACAATCAATGTAGGGGGCGATCGAGAACGGATCGTCTTTCGAGTTGCCGAAGGGATAAGAGGATGAAACAATAGCCCCGAGAGGCACGCATGAGGGGTTACACGGTGGCTGAAGTCCGCTAGGAATGTGGTGACTTGGCGAGCGATTGCGACAAGCTCGACGAAGTgtcacaaagaaggaaagagttGGAAATGAGTAGAGAGGTGGAGCTAGAATGCTAAAATTCGGAGAACCggagacaaggaaaggaaatcgGTAGCAAGTGTTGCGGGGGACGAGCTGAGCGGACGATAATTGATAGCGATTCCActggcggcggcggcggcagaTCACTCCCGCGCCCGGCCGAGAACAGTCTTCCGTCTCACCCCCTCGGTCacacttcatctccatcttcattCCACCATTACTACCAtcattttcaccatcatTCTGGGGTTGTCCGCTGTGTCGATCACTTCGCAATAGAGTGTGAGGGAGCGAGTCATTATCCTATCCTTTCCTGGTCAACCGATCCGGAATTTGTCAGAACGCCCCAGGATCTACCCGagtctttgtcttctccgCATTGCCTCATCAGTCAGGCTGAGACTGGCTGCGACACTTCACCCGCCGATTCGCGACATATCACCTTCTCATTCCGGGCGCACCCTCTTACCTCAAAATGCCGAACCCATCGcagctctttctccttgcAGACCATATCAAACTCTCTCTCTTAGAACGACAACGAGCGATCTCATTGGATTTGGAACCCAACAGCCAAGACGGAGAGATCTCTCGCTCTTTGGAATCGTTGCACGACGGCATCGAGGATGTGGAGAGAGACCTCTCTCAGTTGGAGCGGACCAACGATGATGGCGCCGCCGAGCTGAAAGATCAGCTATTCCATCTGAAATCGCAGTATCAAGATTTGTCGTCTCAGTTCAGCGGACACAGCACCTCAGCCGGCGCCAGCGGCTCCTCTCCATCGCCTGAATTCGCCAATGTCAAATCGTCTCCTGACCTCAAACAACCAGTCCCGCAGCACCCTCCTTCAAAGTCAGTTCGGTTTATGAACTCGGCTACTGAAGAAGCCGATCTCGAGCGACAAAACCTTTTCCAGCCATACCGCGACTCACCTTCCCCTACTGGCGTAGACCAATCTGACCTGTCGAATGAACAAATATATGATCGACACAATGAGATCATGCGCGACCAGGACGAACAGCTAGATCGTCTGGGCGAATCCATCGGGCGGCAACATCAACTCAGTATTCAGATAGGGGATGAGCTAGAAGGCCACGTCGCGTTGTTAGACGGTATGGATGGTGATATTGACAGACATCAGCATCGGCTAGACGGGGCTAGAAAACGACTGGACAAGATCCGGAGAAGCGCGGGTGACAATTGGAGCCTGATGACGATCGTCGGTTTGATCATTATCCTGGTCATTCTCATTGTCATTTTGAAATAAAGCCTAGAGCGTATAGAACCTCTGGTATACTTCACATTCTTGTGAATTTTGGTCAAGGGCATGTTCCTCTGAAAGG
Proteins encoded in this window:
- a CDS encoding syntaxin family protein (predicted protein); this translates as MPNPSQLFLLADHIKLSLLERQRAISLDLEPNSQDGEISRSLESLHDGIEDVERDLSQLERTNDDGAAELKDQLFHLKSQYQDLSSQFSGHSTSAGASGSSPSPEFANVKSSPDLKQPVPQHPPSKSVRFMNSATEEADLERQNLFQPYRDSPSPTGVDQSDLSNEQIYDRHNEIMRDQDEQLDRLGESIGRQHQLSIQIGDELEGHVALLDGMDGDIDRHQHRLDGARKRLDKIRRSAGDNWSLMTIVGLIIILVILIVILK
- a CDS encoding sterol desaturase family protein (predicted protein) encodes the protein MATKPNPKDSMKSTWRTANRDEWNINHWAIELLNVHPTELNKEIPIHQKDEKVPYITQWSLNIWVLFYGALPLLMHQVYATFTGHNLGPIAVFNFYFMAFNAVVIFEVHILRRLGHIYGFLDGDKHDRDGVPDVGIGKVVTSLYKTTGSRIALAVYFTYNINQLPSQLNWPMLPLQIGLYGIVLDFWFYWYHRLMHDVSFLWKFHRTHHLTKHPNPLLAAYADHEQEFFDMVGVPMATYFSLKLMGLPLGFYEWWLCHQYIAFTEVLGHSGLRLHSTGASTMAWLLELLGAEIVIEDHDLHHRKGWRKSHNYGKQTRLWDRIFGTCHDRIEGTKDNIDYVNSVNMPLF
- a CDS encoding ketopantoate reductase family protein (ketopantoate reductase) — its product is MSPPKANILLIGSGGVGTIAALNLEAGNLARVTAVLRSNYHAVTSNGFNITSCDHGILKGWKPSTITNRIPDPTPDSPKYDYIICTTKVITDCPPSTANLIKPAVTPGHTVIVLIQNGLNIETPYFAAFPDNIVLSGISMIDSHEVAPGVIEHGSADDLVIGAFRNPNLDIAVEAAAAERFVGLYSAAGKTKCVLGLDVGYSRWRKLIFNACLNSICALTGLDTGRIRLAGDAVEMLVRPAMEEIRAAAGSVGVDLPGSVCEEVIGAYPVALYLPPSMLEDVWKGNLIEVESIVGEPLRVGRANGVAMPTLSVLYNLLKGVQWRTKEKRGLIEIPAPGSDVADL
- a CDS encoding uncharacterized protein (predicted protein); the protein is MKAMDAMQNDDDPTSYIFYLVGQSSSDGLVPLRELLVQIYEKWDHIAKRKGLTTQCPISFTEEEIREGRCQGEEWAVAFNEYENLRAQLLGKDGGISLPRRIVQRGCLKPSETQR
- a CDS encoding putative TRAF-like signal transducer (predicted protein), whose amino-acid sequence is MGPYFEAQNARLDSMELTIRHLQQRNEIFEDGLASIRSTLVESSRVMSARNLDIPAEANSQTRPSNSSDATNEQYDNSNASSNATTYLLALHESLREEVGQLSHAITDLDARASMAIMNECLRLKEDMAHTNAAVSSIRMQVQWLMNPRIHQGQRTGVRTNSSNNGNETRSGQLGSSASGPSNATAPSPGFLRPRRLSDSGREGTKL